A DNA window from Roseovarius sp. Pro17 contains the following coding sequences:
- a CDS encoding ABC transporter permease: MSRAAKRTLRSVGMAWPWLALIAGTTVLVLLRQSYPQILAYPEGWTIPLADWINVAADWFVERAQSFFRAIAHGLDIAFSLMQDILIGLPWLTVALIVAAAAWQGGGIRLAALSVAGLLYILISGYWIQAMNTLSLVFVALPLAVMLGFVFGYIGYRSQRARWVIMPVLDLMQTIPAFAYLIPILLLFGFGPVVGLVASVIFAAPPMVRNTVLGFQSIPPAILESARMSGCTGWQRFLWAEMPTAWRQMLIGINQTTMATLSMVIIAAIIGGFDDIGWAVLSSMRKAQFGQSLMSGLVIVVMAILLDRITAAFAARQLPTASFVGLPAIRFFGLLAVVAGLSVAAGYALPGLWRWPEWAVWSPAQDINRWTESFLIRYGGAMDALKNAALYYVLLPVKIGLEKAIVPFTWGVTFVPAAKAAYWAIAGLSCLVAFANGAWRGGIAVVVGLAFLYFGATGLPWLSVLGFAVLLSWQLGGWHLSAFVGGGTAFLLVNGIWPQAMLSVYLCSVAVLICIVFGGLLGVWGASSKLASNVIRPVNDVLQTLPQFVLLIPALMLFQVGDFTALLAIVAYAIVPMVRYTEFGLRGVSPTLIDAGISSGCSPWQLFWQVRLPQALPQILIGVNQTVLYALGMLVIAALVGTTGLGQLIFLALGRADAGAGLVAGLGMALLAMMVDRILQAVMRRM; this comes from the coding sequence ATGAGCCGCGCCGCCAAACGCACGCTGCGCTCTGTCGGCATGGCCTGGCCCTGGTTGGCGCTGATCGCGGGGACCACCGTGCTGGTGCTGCTGCGGCAGAGCTATCCGCAGATTCTGGCCTATCCCGAGGGCTGGACGATCCCGCTGGCCGACTGGATCAACGTCGCCGCCGACTGGTTCGTCGAGCGGGCGCAATCGTTTTTCCGCGCCATTGCGCACGGCCTTGATATCGCGTTTTCGCTGATGCAGGACATTCTGATCGGGCTGCCTTGGTTGACCGTTGCCCTGATCGTCGCCGCTGCAGCATGGCAGGGCGGCGGGATCAGGCTGGCCGCGCTGTCGGTGGCCGGGCTGCTTTATATCCTGATCTCCGGCTACTGGATTCAGGCGATGAACACCCTGTCGCTGGTGTTCGTCGCGCTGCCCTTGGCGGTGATGCTGGGCTTTGTCTTTGGATATATCGGCTATAGGTCGCAGCGCGCGCGCTGGGTCATCATGCCCGTGCTGGACCTGATGCAGACGATCCCCGCCTTCGCCTATCTGATCCCGATCCTGCTGCTTTTTGGCTTTGGCCCGGTGGTGGGGCTGGTGGCCAGCGTGATCTTTGCCGCGCCGCCGATGGTGCGCAACACGGTGCTGGGGTTCCAGTCGATCCCGCCCGCGATACTGGAAAGCGCGCGCATGTCGGGCTGCACTGGCTGGCAAAGGTTCCTCTGGGCCGAGATGCCAACCGCATGGCGCCAGATGCTGATCGGGATCAACCAGACGACGATGGCGACGCTGTCGATGGTCATTATCGCCGCCATCATCGGCGGCTTTGACGATATCGGCTGGGCGGTCCTGTCGAGTATGCGCAAGGCCCAGTTCGGGCAAAGCCTGATGTCGGGCCTCGTGATCGTCGTCATGGCAATCCTGCTGGACCGCATCACGGCGGCCTTTGCGGCGCGGCAATTGCCAACGGCCAGTTTCGTCGGATTGCCGGCGATCCGTTTTTTCGGCCTGCTGGCAGTGGTAGCCGGGCTAAGCGTTGCCGCCGGCTATGCCCTGCCCGGCCTCTGGCGCTGGCCGGAATGGGCGGTCTGGTCGCCTGCACAGGACATCAACAGATGGACCGAATCCTTTCTCATCCGCTACGGCGGCGCGATGGACGCGCTCAAGAACGCGGCGCTCTATTATGTGCTGCTACCGGTAAAGATCGGGCTGGAAAAGGCCATCGTGCCCTTCACTTGGGGCGTGACCTTCGTGCCTGCGGCCAAGGCAGCCTACTGGGCCATTGCAGGGCTCTCCTGCCTCGTCGCCTTCGCCAACGGGGCGTGGCGCGGCGGTATCGCGGTGGTCGTTGGGCTGGCGTTCCTCTATTTCGGCGCGACGGGTCTGCCGTGGTTGTCGGTGCTGGGCTTTGCCGTGCTGTTGTCGTGGCAACTGGGCGGCTGGCACCTGTCCGCGTTCGTCGGGGGCGGAACGGCGTTTCTGCTCGTCAACGGCATCTGGCCGCAAGCGATGCTGTCGGTTTACCTCTGCTCGGTCGCGGTGCTGATCTGCATCGTGTTCGGCGGCCTGCTGGGCGTCTGGGGCGCGTCATCAAAACTGGCCTCGAACGTGATCCGTCCCGTCAACGACGTGCTACAGACCCTGCCGCAATTCGTGCTGCTGATCCCCGCGCTGATGCTGTTTCAGGTGGGCGATTTCACCGCACTTTTGGCGATCGTCGCCTATGCCATCGTGCCGATGGTCCGCTATACGGAATTTGGCCTGCGCGGCGTATCGCCCACATTGATCGACGCGGGCATTTCCAGCGGCTGCTCACCCTGGCAGCTATTCTGGCAGGTGCGCCTGCCGCAAGCGCTGCCGCAGATCCTGATTGGGGTGAACCAAACGGTGCTCTACGCGCTGGGGATGCTGGTCATCGCAGCACTGGTCGGCACGACGGGGCTGGGACAGCTGATATTTCTGGCGCTGGGGCGGGCCGACGCGGGCGCGGGACTGGTCGCAGGCCTTGGCATGGCGCTGCTGGCAATGATGGTGGACCGGATATTACAGGCGGTCATGCGGCGGATGTAG
- a CDS encoding helix-turn-helix transcriptional regulator has translation MSDSGFLDALPAAMDAVGTARFEKHLADAIGSELDYDFITMARYSVEGKPCFLIHSHTFPSHMAELYLSQFVDADPYVEHWRTAEEPGVVWLQDIAFARKRYATYTDVFLPQIGVKDEIGVFLPAVGRDSVALFYNNRRGLFSPGDVRNLRQIFDVGAALYRVHIRALLQHEESSVTDGSPSLGSPPRLTSDTGGTIWFTNEWSAQQRPEIALVEGGDSGGETPDAYRSTLTAQHTARRLCHRQWIAGLGLTPRERDIVELTLNGHASASIAEVLALSVGNVKNHKRRIYGKLDIMSERDLFVRYIQAISLN, from the coding sequence ATGAGCGATTCCGGTTTTCTGGATGCCCTGCCTGCTGCAATGGACGCGGTCGGCACGGCCCGCTTTGAAAAGCATCTGGCTGATGCGATCGGCAGCGAGCTGGACTATGACTTTATCACGATGGCGCGCTATTCGGTCGAGGGTAAACCGTGCTTTTTGATTCATTCGCACACCTTTCCGTCGCATATGGCCGAGCTGTACCTGTCGCAGTTCGTCGATGCCGACCCTTATGTCGAGCATTGGCGCACCGCCGAAGAGCCGGGGGTCGTCTGGCTTCAGGACATTGCGTTCGCGCGCAAGCGGTATGCGACATACACAGACGTCTTTCTGCCCCAGATCGGCGTCAAGGACGAGATTGGGGTTTTCCTGCCCGCCGTCGGGCGCGATTCCGTCGCGCTATTTTATAATAACCGGCGGGGGCTGTTTTCGCCCGGTGATGTGCGGAACCTGCGGCAGATATTTGACGTGGGCGCGGCGCTCTACCGTGTGCATATCCGCGCACTTCTGCAGCACGAGGAAAGCAGCGTGACAGACGGCTCGCCCTCGCTGGGCAGTCCGCCGCGCCTGACCAGCGACACTGGCGGAACGATCTGGTTCACCAATGAATGGAGCGCGCAGCAAAGGCCCGAAATAGCGCTGGTGGAGGGCGGCGATTCCGGCGGGGAAACACCAGACGCCTACCGCTCGACCCTGACCGCGCAGCATACGGCGCGGCGTCTTTGCCACCGCCAGTGGATCGCCGGGCTGGGCCTGACCCCACGCGAGCGCGACATCGTGGAACTGACCCTCAATGGCCATGCAAGCGCCAGCATCGCCGAGGTTCTGGCACTGTCGGTCGGCAACGTCAAAAATCACAAGCGCCGTATCTATGGCAAACTCGACATCATGAGCGAGCGTGACCTTTTTGTGCGGTATATTCAGGCGATCTCGTTGAACTGA
- a CDS encoding aspartate aminotransferase family protein has translation MMKTDWTTGATAARRDAYYAASLSKFVPFREPLVFKKGQMQYLWDVEGRKYTDLLGMNLCISVGHSHPRVVAAAMEQAQELTHCTTMFYHPVPAHFAEELAATMPKGPKGDIEWVVHFTNSGSEAIDLAMTMARTYTGNLDLLSLRTAYHGPTAAAQSITGIAGWRHPGMPGNVAFVAEPNQYRGIFGSGTQPYLDEIERTIQTATTGRIAGMFIEPVQGYGGIVEMPPGYLSGAAERVRAAGGLYIADEVQSGFGRTGDHMWGFEADDAIPDIVVMAKGIGNGFPLGAVVARKQVAAPMAEKFMFHTYGANPTCCAAGRAVLQVIAEDKLQQNAKDVGGALLERLRDLQQKHPAIGDVRGRGLMQAIEIVSDRKTKAPDKAATATIFEACRDAGLILSKSGPHQSVLRMVPPMCLSMEDVGPIADGLDAAFASLTR, from the coding sequence ATGATGAAGACTGACTGGACCACCGGCGCCACCGCCGCCCGCCGCGATGCTTATTACGCGGCGTCGCTGAGCAAATTCGTGCCATTCCGCGAGCCATTGGTATTCAAAAAGGGCCAGATGCAATACCTCTGGGACGTGGAGGGGCGCAAATATACCGACCTTCTGGGCATGAACCTGTGCATTTCAGTTGGCCACTCACACCCTCGTGTCGTCGCCGCCGCGATGGAGCAGGCGCAGGAACTGACCCACTGCACCACAATGTTCTACCACCCCGTCCCGGCCCATTTCGCCGAAGAGTTGGCCGCGACCATGCCCAAGGGGCCGAAGGGCGATATCGAATGGGTCGTGCATTTCACCAACTCAGGCTCCGAGGCCATTGATCTGGCGATGACAATGGCGCGGACCTATACCGGCAATCTGGACCTCTTGTCGCTGCGCACGGCCTATCACGGGCCAACCGCAGCCGCGCAATCGATCACCGGCATCGCAGGCTGGCGCCATCCCGGCATGCCCGGCAATGTCGCGTTTGTGGCCGAGCCGAACCAGTATCGCGGTATCTTTGGCTCCGGCACGCAGCCCTACCTCGACGAGATCGAGCGCACGATCCAGACCGCCACGACGGGGCGCATCGCGGGCATGTTCATTGAGCCGGTGCAGGGCTATGGCGGCATCGTTGAAATGCCACCGGGCTATCTCAGTGGCGCGGCCGAGAGGGTGCGCGCGGCAGGCGGGCTATACATCGCTGATGAGGTGCAGTCAGGCTTTGGCCGCACCGGCGACCATATGTGGGGCTTTGAGGCAGACGATGCGATCCCCGATATCGTGGTGATGGCCAAGGGTATCGGCAACGGCTTCCCGCTTGGCGCGGTCGTCGCGCGCAAGCAGGTGGCGGCACCGATGGCCGAGAAATTCATGTTCCACACTTACGGCGCAAATCCGACCTGCTGCGCAGCTGGGCGAGCGGTGTTGCAGGTTATCGCCGAGGACAAACTGCAGCAAAACGCCAAAGACGTCGGCGGCGCGCTGCTGGAACGGCTGCGGGACCTGCAGCAGAAACACCCCGCCATCGGTGATGTGCGCGGGCGCGGCCTGATGCAGGCGATCGAGATCGTCAGCGACCGCAAGACTAAAGCGCCGGACAAGGCCGCGACTGCCACCATTTTTGAGGCGTGCCGCGACGCTGGTTTGATCTTGTCGAAATCCGGCCCCCACCAGTCGGTGCTACGTATGGTCCCGCCGATGTGTCTGTCGATGGAGGATGTCGGGCCTATCGCCGACGGCCTGGATGCGGCGTTCGCATCACTGACCCGCTGA
- a CDS encoding FAD-dependent oxidoreductase, whose translation MSDAQVLIIGGGVMGVSLAYHLTKAGWSDVVLVEKNDLTHGSTWHAAGLCTHFAHNATVQELRATSVRLYRDILPQETGQNVGFHPSGAMRITRNPDRMDEFAHVAGLSKFTGYPLEILTPERVAELYPLATLDGLLGGIYEPDDGHVDPTMATNAMAQVAVRGGATFQRYNPVQAIRREGAQWIVQTAKGEIRARHIVNAAGTWGWEIGQMMGLNIPSVPMLHQYLVTDTVPEVAARIAAGAAELPIIRDPEESWYVRQERDGLILGPYEKAAQPWSIDGVPPEFGADLMPPDLDRVEHIIEAAMARIPALGSGGVKSVVNGPITFTPDANPLIGPAHGLPNAWLLTGSSMGVMEGGGAGWFLAHWMTHGAPPMDALAIDSRRFGKWADRDYRVDKAVECFGLQFGVHYPFEERPAARGKRLSPLHHEMLSRGAVMGAAYGWERPNWFSGAPGDVATHSFRRPNWFAAVAREVEVVSSRVALADLSVFSKFDVIGPDARAFVDSLGANRAPRTGRIGLTHALTPAGGTQAEFTVTILGDDHAYLTSAAAAEEMDFDLLSARANGLDVKLRNVTEAFGVIGLMGPKSRDVLAQVTDADLSQFPWLSAQTIQIAGRPARALRVSYIGELGWELHIAAEDMRHVFLALEEAGQAHAIGYYGAFAANSMRLEKGYRGWGSDLTTERTPAESGMGAIIKSGHTFVGQEALTRRMDDPARWDMVLLEIETQGFDPFYAHPVHRNGRVVGVVTSGAHGHRTGKTLALAYLRDREARRDLSVEILGRDCAAHVLNRPPFDPDNTRLKG comes from the coding sequence ATGAGCGATGCCCAGGTTCTGATCATCGGCGGCGGCGTCATGGGCGTATCGCTGGCCTACCACCTGACCAAGGCGGGGTGGAGCGATGTTGTGCTGGTCGAGAAAAACGACCTTACCCACGGCTCTACCTGGCATGCGGCTGGCCTCTGCACGCATTTCGCGCATAACGCCACGGTGCAGGAATTGCGTGCGACGTCGGTGCGGCTCTACCGCGATATCCTGCCCCAGGAGACGGGTCAGAATGTCGGCTTTCACCCCTCGGGCGCGATGCGGATCACGCGCAATCCCGACCGTATGGACGAATTCGCCCATGTCGCCGGCCTGTCGAAATTCACCGGCTATCCGCTGGAAATCCTGACGCCCGAGCGTGTGGCGGAACTCTATCCGCTGGCGACGCTCGACGGTCTGCTGGGCGGCATCTACGAACCGGATGATGGCCATGTCGATCCGACTATGGCGACGAACGCAATGGCACAGGTAGCCGTGCGCGGCGGCGCGACGTTCCAGCGCTATAACCCCGTGCAGGCGATCCGTCGCGAGGGCGCACAGTGGATCGTCCAGACCGCAAAGGGCGAAATCCGCGCGCGCCATATCGTCAATGCCGCAGGCACGTGGGGCTGGGAGATCGGACAGATGATGGGGCTGAACATCCCCTCCGTGCCGATGCTGCACCAGTATCTGGTGACCGACACGGTGCCTGAGGTTGCTGCCCGCATTGCGGCCGGCGCGGCAGAGCTACCCATTATCCGCGACCCCGAAGAAAGCTGGTATGTGAGGCAAGAGCGCGACGGCCTCATCCTCGGCCCCTATGAAAAGGCCGCGCAGCCGTGGTCAATCGACGGCGTCCCGCCCGAATTCGGCGCGGACCTCATGCCGCCCGATCTGGACCGGGTCGAGCATATTATCGAGGCCGCGATGGCGCGCATTCCCGCGCTTGGGAGTGGCGGCGTCAAGTCCGTGGTCAACGGACCGATTACCTTCACCCCCGACGCCAATCCGCTGATCGGCCCGGCGCATGGGCTGCCAAACGCGTGGCTGCTGACCGGCTCGTCCATGGGAGTAATGGAGGGCGGCGGCGCGGGCTGGTTCCTCGCGCATTGGATGACGCATGGCGCGCCGCCAATGGACGCACTGGCCATCGACAGCCGCCGGTTCGGAAAATGGGCCGACCGCGATTATCGCGTGGACAAGGCTGTCGAGTGTTTCGGCCTTCAATTTGGCGTGCACTACCCGTTCGAGGAACGCCCCGCCGCGCGCGGCAAGCGCCTGTCGCCGCTGCACCACGAGATGTTGTCGCGTGGCGCGGTCATGGGCGCCGCCTACGGATGGGAGCGGCCCAATTGGTTCTCGGGTGCGCCCGGCGATGTGGCGACGCACAGCTTTCGCCGCCCGAACTGGTTCGCTGCCGTGGCGCGCGAGGTCGAGGTGGTCAGTAGCCGCGTCGCGCTGGCTGACCTGTCAGTGTTTTCCAAATTCGACGTGATTGGCCCTGACGCGCGCGCCTTTGTTGACAGCTTGGGCGCAAACCGCGCGCCGCGCACGGGCCGCATTGGCCTGACCCATGCCCTGACCCCGGCGGGCGGCACGCAGGCCGAATTCACCGTTACCATTCTGGGCGATGATCACGCCTATCTGACCTCGGCCGCCGCGGCCGAAGAGATGGATTTCGATCTGCTCAGCGCCCGTGCAAACGGTCTGGACGTGAAGCTGCGCAACGTGACCGAGGCATTTGGCGTGATCGGCCTGATGGGGCCGAAATCGCGCGATGTGCTGGCGCAGGTGACGGACGCCGACCTCAGTCAATTTCCGTGGCTAAGCGCGCAGACCATCCAGATCGCAGGCCGCCCGGCGCGAGCGCTGCGTGTGTCCTATATAGGCGAGCTGGGATGGGAGCTGCACATCGCCGCCGAGGATATGCGCCATGTTTTCCTCGCACTGGAAGAGGCGGGTCAGGCGCATGCCATCGGATATTACGGCGCATTCGCCGCCAATTCGATGCGGCTGGAAAAGGGCTATCGCGGCTGGGGCAGCGACCTGACGACTGAGCGGACTCCGGCAGAAAGCGGAATGGGCGCGATAATTAAGAGTGGTCACACCTTTGTGGGGCAGGAGGCGCTGACACGGCGAATGGACGATCCTGCCCGTTGGGATATGGTGCTGCTTGAGATTGAAACCCAAGGCTTTGATCCCTTCTACGCGCATCCCGTCCACCGAAATGGCCGCGTTGTCGGCGTCGTCACCTCGGGCGCGCATGGCCACCGCACGGGCAAGACGCTGGCGCTGGCCTATCTGCGCGACCGCGAGGCGCGCCGCGACCTCAGCGTCGAAATTCTGGGCCGTGATTGCGCCGCGCATGTGCTGAACCGCCCCCCGTTTGATCCCGATAACACTAGACTGAAAGGCTGA
- a CDS encoding GcvT family protein, with protein MSRTIIIGGGVIGLSLAYHLAQRGEADVTLLERGALTSGTSWHAAGIVGPLRATPNMTRLAMYATELFPALEGLTGQATGYRRTGGYWLARAPERMDELHRIASLGRHFGLTPEIITPAALAGLMQDLATGGIVGAMSVVEDASVNPVDLCMAYARGARAKGAQIRENVSVAAILTEGALVTGVRLVDGTEIDATRVAICAGAWSKPLADTAGVPLPLQAVEHMYVVTEPMPDLMQPFPVVRDLDRGIYIKGDAGKLVIGGFEADAKCWDAFGPEGDRPFLELAEDWDQFTPFMEAALALIPALETAGIAHFMNGPESFTADTRPLIGQTPQVDGLFVAAGMSSVGIMSSAGVGRALADWMIEGEAPMDLWEVDIARVDPATAAPDHMQARMAEAVADQFTLHWPYKQPKAGRGLRKSALHAQWAEAGAVFGLTAGWERGLWYARDGSERDLPYSVGLQAWQSIAEREAAVMAEGAVLLDLSPFGKFDVEGPDALPFLNRIAAAQMDVAIGRAVYTPLMNAKGGIEGDVTVTRAGAQAFRVTSGAATRTRDAAYLRRHAVSRDVTITDRTEDEVVIGVMGASSRSVLAALSPDNFADFAFSTSREVTVTGQFCRATRVSFVGELGWELGIPAASGAVVFDALRGGGAQPMGHYALDACRIEKGFKHWGHDLGPEVTPLEAGLGFAIDWSKDFLGKPALEAQRAAGLTRRMVLMQVENAPLILHDEPVWEGSRIVGLTTSGAKGARTGLALAFAMIDIDVGEEPGQTATREFGIEVAGRMYPARALSAPPFDPKGERMRG; from the coding sequence ATGAGCCGCACGATCATTATCGGCGGCGGTGTCATCGGCCTCAGCCTTGCCTATCATCTGGCCCAGCGGGGCGAGGCGGACGTGACGCTGTTGGAACGCGGCGCGCTGACTTCGGGCACCAGCTGGCACGCCGCTGGTATCGTCGGGCCGTTGCGTGCAACGCCCAATATGACGCGACTGGCGATGTATGCGACCGAGCTTTTCCCCGCGCTCGAGGGGCTGACGGGGCAGGCGACCGGCTACCGGCGCACCGGCGGTTACTGGCTTGCCCGCGCGCCCGAGCGGATGGACGAGCTGCACCGCATCGCATCGCTTGGTCGCCATTTCGGCCTGACGCCTGAAATCATCACGCCTGCCGCGCTGGCCGGGCTGATGCAGGATTTGGCGACCGGCGGCATAGTCGGTGCGATGTCGGTGGTCGAAGACGCCAGCGTGAACCCCGTCGATCTGTGCATGGCCTATGCGCGCGGCGCCCGCGCGAAAGGTGCGCAAATCCGTGAGAACGTGAGCGTGGCCGCGATCCTGACCGAGGGCGCGCTTGTCACCGGCGTGCGTCTGGTGGACGGCACTGAAATCGACGCCACGCGCGTCGCGATCTGCGCCGGGGCATGGTCAAAACCGCTGGCGGATACGGCGGGCGTTCCACTGCCCCTGCAAGCGGTCGAGCATATGTATGTCGTGACCGAGCCCATGCCGGACCTCATGCAACCCTTCCCTGTGGTGCGCGATCTGGATCGCGGCATCTATATCAAGGGCGACGCGGGCAAGCTGGTGATCGGCGGGTTTGAGGCTGACGCGAAATGCTGGGACGCCTTCGGCCCCGAAGGTGATCGCCCCTTTTTGGAGCTGGCCGAAGATTGGGACCAGTTCACCCCCTTCATGGAGGCCGCGCTGGCCCTGATCCCGGCACTGGAAACCGCCGGGATCGCGCATTTCATGAACGGCCCCGAAAGCTTTACCGCCGACACCCGCCCGCTTATCGGGCAAACGCCACAGGTCGACGGGCTATTCGTCGCCGCCGGAATGAGTTCGGTCGGAATCATGTCCTCGGCCGGGGTGGGCCGCGCATTGGCCGATTGGATGATTGAGGGCGAGGCGCCGATGGATCTGTGGGAGGTCGACATCGCCCGCGTCGATCCTGCCACCGCCGCGCCCGATCACATGCAAGCCCGCATGGCCGAGGCTGTCGCTGATCAGTTCACCCTGCACTGGCCCTATAAGCAGCCCAAGGCAGGACGTGGCCTGCGCAAGTCTGCATTGCATGCGCAATGGGCAGAGGCAGGCGCGGTCTTTGGTCTCACCGCCGGATGGGAGCGGGGGCTGTGGTACGCGCGGGACGGGTCCGAGCGGGATCTGCCCTATTCGGTCGGCCTGCAGGCATGGCAGTCCATAGCCGAACGCGAAGCGGCGGTGATGGCTGAGGGCGCCGTGCTGCTGGACTTGTCGCCTTTCGGCAAGTTCGACGTTGAGGGGCCGGATGCTCTGCCATTTCTCAATCGCATCGCCGCGGCGCAGATGGATGTCGCGATTGGCCGCGCTGTCTATACGCCGCTGATGAACGCCAAGGGCGGTATCGAGGGCGACGTGACGGTGACGCGAGCCGGTGCGCAGGCATTCCGCGTGACCTCGGGCGCCGCGACGCGCACCCGCGATGCGGCTTATCTGCGCCGCCATGCCGTGAGCCGCGATGTGACCATCACCGACCGGACCGAGGACGAGGTCGTCATCGGGGTCATGGGCGCAAGCAGCCGCAGCGTTTTAGCCGCGCTATCGCCGGACAACTTCGCGGATTTCGCCTTTTCCACCTCGCGCGAGGTCACTGTCACCGGGCAGTTCTGCCGTGCCACACGCGTCAGTTTCGTCGGTGAGCTGGGCTGGGAACTGGGCATTCCTGCCGCAAGCGGGGCCGTCGTTTTCGACGCGCTGCGCGGCGGCGGGGCGCAGCCAATGGGTCATTATGCGCTGGACGCCTGCCGTATCGAAAAGGGATTCAAGCATTGGGGCCATGATCTGGGTCCCGAGGTGACGCCGCTGGAGGCGGGGCTGGGTTTTGCCATTGATTGGTCCAAGGACTTCCTCGGCAAGCCAGCGCTGGAGGCACAACGCGCCGCTGGCCTCACGCGGCGCATGGTGCTGATGCAAGTGGAAAACGCGCCGCTGATCCTGCATGATGAGCCGGTGTGGGAGGGGAGCCGCATTGTCGGCCTGACCACTTCGGGGGCCAAAGGCGCGCGCACGGGTCTGGCGCTGGCCTTTGCGATGATCGACATCGACGTGGGTGAAGAGCCGGGCCAGACAGCGACTAGAGAGTTCGGGATTGAGGTGGCGGGGCGCATGTATCCGGCAAGGGCGCTGAGCGCGCCGCCGTTCGATCCCAAGGGCGAAAGGATGCGCGGATGA
- a CDS encoding trimethylamine methyltransferase family protein, producing MIAVLEGLQVTISEPIERRKRSGGREGRSARRAGEAPPRIPYIQRKVGCMEILSQEGLELIEHNADLILRDTGMEFHDDPELLQIFRDAGCDVQGTRVRFDPGFCRQTIQATAPAEFTQAARNPENSVRIGGRNTVLCPSWGPPFVHDLDNGRRYATFGDFTRLVKLHQMIPHLHHSGGVVCEPVDLPANKRHLDMLYAHIRWSDRPFMGAFIGAERAGHAIDMARILFGEDYVANNAVLYCVSNTNAPLVMDSHMSGALKTYARAGQPVACTPWVLSGAMSPCTVAGTMTQVLAEALATLALVQLIAPGAPCLMGSFASTLSMQNGAPTFGTPEAGQMVLAAGQLARRLGVPLHTVGTLSASKLPDGQSQQEGTWGLMMSMFAGANVINHATGWLEGGLVTGFEKTMLDADVCGKVARFFDGIDLSENAQAMDAIAQTGPGKHFLGADHTQANFLNAFFRPDTPDNNSFEQWSVDGGLDSAQRANILWKDRLENYVDPGLDPAIDEALQAYIARRKAEKPDANYY from the coding sequence ATGATCGCTGTCTTGGAGGGATTGCAGGTGACCATTTCGGAACCGATAGAGCGCCGCAAACGCAGCGGAGGGCGCGAGGGCCGCAGCGCGCGCCGCGCCGGCGAGGCACCCCCTCGCATCCCGTATATCCAACGCAAGGTCGGCTGCATGGAAATCCTGTCCCAAGAGGGGCTGGAACTGATTGAGCATAACGCAGATCTGATCCTGCGCGATACAGGGATGGAATTTCACGACGATCCCGAGCTGTTACAGATCTTTCGCGATGCCGGGTGCGATGTGCAGGGCACCCGCGTGCGGTTCGATCCCGGTTTCTGCCGCCAGACCATTCAGGCGACCGCCCCGGCGGAATTCACCCAAGCGGCGCGCAACCCCGAAAATTCAGTGCGGATCGGCGGGCGCAATACGGTGCTTTGCCCGTCATGGGGTCCGCCTTTCGTGCATGATCTGGACAACGGGCGACGCTATGCGACATTCGGCGATTTCACGCGACTGGTAAAGCTGCACCAGATGATCCCGCATCTGCACCATTCCGGCGGCGTGGTGTGCGAGCCTGTCGATCTGCCCGCGAACAAGCGGCATCTGGACATGCTCTATGCCCATATTCGCTGGTCCGACCGCCCCTTTATGGGCGCGTTCATCGGGGCCGAGCGGGCGGGCCACGCCATAGACATGGCGCGTATTTTGTTTGGCGAGGATTACGTGGCCAATAACGCGGTGCTTTATTGCGTGTCAAACACCAACGCGCCGCTGGTGATGGATAGCCACATGTCTGGCGCGCTCAAAACCTATGCCCGAGCGGGTCAGCCAGTCGCTTGCACCCCTTGGGTGCTATCGGGTGCGATGAGCCCCTGCACAGTCGCCGGCACCATGACGCAGGTTCTGGCCGAGGCGCTGGCGACGCTGGCGCTGGTCCAGCTGATCGCGCCCGGCGCACCGTGCCTTATGGGCAGTTTCGCGTCGACCTTGTCGATGCAGAACGGCGCGCCCACCTTTGGCACGCCCGAGGCGGGGCAGATGGTGCTGGCGGCGGGTCAACTCGCGCGCCGGTTGGGCGTGCCGCTGCACACGGTCGGCACGCTGTCGGCCAGCAAGCTGCCAGATGGCCAGAGCCAGCAGGAGGGCACATGGGGGCTGATGATGTCGATGTTCGCAGGTGCCAACGTTATCAACCACGCGACCGGCTGGCTGGAGGGCGGGCTGGTGACGGGGTTCGAGAAAACCATGCTGGACGCCGATGTCTGCGGCAAGGTTGCGCGCTTTTTCGACGGCATCGATCTGAGCGAGAATGCGCAGGCGATGGATGCGATTGCGCAAACCGGACCGGGCAAGCATTTCCTAGGGGCCGATCACACGCAGGCCAACTTCCTTAATGCGTTTTTCCGTCCCGATACGCCGGACAACAACTCGTTTGAGCAATGGAGCGTCGATGGTGGTCTGGATTCCGCACAGCGGGCCAACATCCTATGGAAGGACCGGCTGGAGAATTACGTCGACCCCGGCCTCGATCCGGCCATAGACGAGGCCTTGCAAGCCTATATCGCCCGCCGCAAGGCCGAGAAACCCGACGCGAATTACTACTGA